The Penaeus monodon isolate SGIC_2016 chromosome 17, NSTDA_Pmon_1, whole genome shotgun sequence genome contains the following window.
GATGTCAAGGGCCTCGGAGTACTGTCTTCACCATACAAATTTGGGTAATTGTGGGATTCTGTATAATTTGAATTTGAAGTgattccctcaccctcctcagcAGGAGGGTTATCATTCCTATTGTCGTAATAcggtctattatcattatcacttcttgTCCCTCTGGTCGAAGGGACCACTTGGATGTTGGCAGGTGCTGGCGACGTTGACACAATGTTTCTTGCGTGAGCTTGTGTGGATGGGGCGGTTGAAGGCGCCTGCGGGAAAGGCAGGAGTGAAGAGTGCTCGGCCGGGGCAGAGGTACCGAGAGGAGCGTCAGCAGCAAAATCTTGCTCTGACAAACGCAGTGAAAGTCTTCCCCTGCCGGAGAAACTGTCACTGTAAGATGTGGTCACGTGGCGGGATGTTCTTACGGGTGACGAGTGGCAGGAGTGGATCACGGCATATACGGCAGGTGAGTGGCTGGTAGTGGGCTTCTTTCCATACAGGAACTTCGGAAGGTGGCAGTTTGAGCATTCTGGGGAGAGGGCGAGTGGTAAGTTCAcgccataaataaataaaaggtaggaTAGTTCAAGAGGAATAAAATAACCGGACATGAATGTGCAAAGTGGAATCTCAGAAAGCAGTATTACCTTGGTCAAAGTACGCCATTAGGAAGGTGTCCTCACTCGCTGGACCAACAGGAAGAACAGGCACTTTGATGGTGGTCGACCCTGCCTTCACATTCAGTGGCGAAACAGTACTCAGGGGGCTTAAACGGAAGAAGGTTACttgcttttatatataacaaGGTGTGTTATTTGCTGTTTGAAGCGATAAATACCACAGTTTGTCATTAAACATTTTTAACTAATTCAGCCATGGCATTTGGTTACCGTTATGTTACCCATGTTAGATGTATCCTTTGCTAATTGTCGTGTTAGCCATATATTAATCCCATAAACAAACTCTGGGCTATGTACAGTATTTCTTAAATAAATAttccactgatatatatatatatatatatatatatatatatatatatatatatatatatatatatatatacatatacataaacacacacacatatatttgattAATTTCCTTTAGTAGCAAACCTCTCTGACTTTTCCTATAACATGGGTAAGGCTTCAAACCATCAAAATCGTAAATAAAAGAGGTAAATTTTGGTTTTACGTCTGTTAAGTATGACAATATcaagtaaattataaaataattatgtaccTACCTATATCCGATGTCTCACGGCACtatctcattggctaaacgtgatTACGTCATTAGCCCCACTTCCTTTTTGGCACAGAATTTTatggtagatttttttcttttttttatttcctttgaaaATTTTTCAGTAATAGCAttggtattaaaaataaaaataataaaaatgttgatttgTAATGAATAAAGGCGAAGACCCGAGGCTTAGCTCTGAAGTTGCCAATCAGAATTTTCATCAAGACAGAGTGGGGCTACTTGTGTTAAAGTACCTTGTGTAGACTAAATTATAACACGGGAAGACCTTACTTGGGGGTGACTTGGCTCAGAAACGTTTGAACATCGCTTGGGTAGAAATGTTCGTCTGAATGCAGCCATACCAACGGAGCCCAAGCCCGGGCCACTTCCTCGCGCTCTGAAGGAGGTCACAACAGAGTTAGTTTCAGAATCAAATCCCCTGGACAGAAATAACAGGAGCTAAATCAACAAAGCATAAAAGTCTGATGGATAGGAAGGACGTaggatatattatgtaaaaattatatcatataaaattacgcatttgttcatatttgttcatgcgtgtccgtgtgtgtgtctgtatatttatgcatgcatgggaacaaacaaacaatcagcaTAGATCTGTATGAAAATGACAAACCACGTAGTTGTGAGAGGTCAAATATATTGTGTAAAATTTTTCTGCCAATTCGTATCCACACAATGTGTGTCTAGAACTTGAATCCACTTAAATATCGCTAATGTttgtagttataataaaaaaaacaatatcaaacacCTGGAAGATACTATCTTTAATAGGATCGacaaacacaaatatgaatatatatatatatatatatatatatatattatattcatatttgtttgtCGATCCTATTAAAGATAGTATCTTCCAGgtgtttgatattgttttttttattataactacaaACATTAGCGATATTTAAGTGGATTCAAGTTCTAGACACACATTGTGTGGATACGAATTGGCAGAAAAATTTTACACAATATATTTGACCTCTCACAACTACGGGGGTTGGTCATTTCATACAGatcttgcgtttgtttgttttttcccatgTGCTAAATTAAAAGACACCACACGGACACgcataaacccaaaataaacaaatgcgtttttttattgatataaatttttaataatatatcctaCGCCCTTCCCTATCCTCAGACTTTTATGCTTTGTTGATTTAGCCCTGTTTTTTCGTCCAGGGGATTTGATTCTAAAAACAAACTCGTTGTGCCCTCCTTCGAGGCGAGAAGTGGCCCGGGTGGGCTCCGTTGGTATGGCTGTTcagacaaaacatttttttacccAAGCGATTTTCAAACTTTTCTGACCAATCCCCCCCAAAGAAAGGGTCTTCCCTGTTTATAATTTAGTCTACAAAAGGTACTTTAACACAATAGCCCCACTCTGTCTTGAGAAAATTCGGGTTGGAACTTAGAGCTAAGCCTGGGGTCTTCGCCTTATCTTTacaaatcaaatttttattattttttttttaataccaatgctattataaaaaaaatttttcaaaggaaataaaaaaaaaaaaaaaatctcccataaAATTCTGTgccaaaagggaaggggggctaATGAGAATACTTTAGCAATGAGATAGTGCCGTGAGACATGGGAATTAGGTAggtacataattatttataatttacttgATATTGCTACTTAACAGacgaaaaaccaaaatttacccCTTTTATTTCGTTTTGAGGGTTTTTTGAAGCCTTACCCATGTATAGGAAAATCAGAGGGGTTTTTctacaaaaggaaaatttaatcaaatatatgtgtgtgtgtgtttatgtatatgtgtatatatatatatatatatataaaatataaattatatattatatataaatatcagtgGAATATTATTTAAGAAATACGTACATAGCCCAGAGTTTGTTATGGGAAATATATGGAAACAGACAATTAGAAAAGGATACATCTAAAGGGAAACATAAGGGAACCAAATGCCATGGCTGaattagttaaaaattttttaagacaaCGGGTTTTTTATcgtttaaaacagaaaaataaacaccttttataataaaagcaagaacctttttccctttttaagcccCCTGAGTCTGTTTCGCCACTGAATGTGAAGGCGGGTCGACCCCCATAAAAGGCCTTTCTTCCTTTTGGGTCCGCAGTGGGACACCCCCCTAATGGCGTACTTGACCAAGGTAATAGCTTTCTGAGATTCCACTTTGCACTTTCTTTCCCggttattttttcccttgaatacctccctttttatttatttagggcGGGAACTTACCCTCGCCCTTCCCAGAATGCTAAAACTGCCCCCTTTCGAATTTCCTGTTGGAAAGACCCCACTCCCAGCACTCACCTGCCTTTAATCCCGTGACCACCCCTGCCCCGTACCCGTAAGAACATCCCGCCAGGGGACCACATCTTCGTGACAGTTTCCCCCGGCAGGGGAAGACTTTCACTGCTTTTGTCAGGCAAGTTTTTGCTGTGACGCTCCTCTCGGTACCCCCCCCGGGCCAGCACTTTTTCATCCTGCCTTTCCGCAGGGCCTCAACCCCCCCATCCACAAAAGctacgaaaagaaaaacattgtgtCAACGCGCCAGCACCTCCAACACCCAAGTGGTCCCTTCGACCAAGggacaagaaggaaaagataatagACCGATTACGACAATGGGAATGAAACCCCCcgctgggggggtgagggaacattttcaaattcaaattatCAAAATCCCAAATTCCCCAAATTTGTATGGTGAAGACAGTACCCGGGGCCCTTGACTCCACATTGTTTCTGTTCTTAATAGAAAATCATGGCTGCAAAATctgtgaaaaaatagaaagacttTTGCTTTGGGTACCCTGAGGATGGGAGCGAAGGCCCCCCTCATATCACTTGAATACAATGAGGATGACCAGTTCAACTAAACGAGGGTCAGAACAGGAAAcggaaaaaagcggggaaaagccAAGTGTTCACAGTCCTTATGGATTTTCCCCATAAAACCAGGGGGAAAGGGTGCACGTTTAAACCTTGGATTTTCCCTGGGCCGCATGTATAAGCCGCCATCAATGGAAGTGCTTTGGGGAGGGGTCGCCATGGGAAAGCAGTGGAGACAAAACATGTTCGATCCAGTTcagagtattttttgttttggctctattatatatgtgttttatgtgttttcctgttcgtatttttttttttttataaaataggcTTTTAATTTGATAATCCCATTTTTCATTCCAGGGCATTGTCCCGTGAATATGTACTATATCAATAACTTTGGTGCTTACTATCAGTATGTTTCCTACCATAAAACACTTTGAGTACTCGGGGCAGGATAAAAGGGAAGGGATTGAAATGTCTCCTGAATATCAAAAAGGGAGTCAGAGGAGAGTTCTCCCCAGTATTTATTCGGGCCCCGGGATACAGGTCTGTGGGCGGCGCCAAGGGAAACCAATCAGTCATTTCGTTTCATTGTTAACATACAGCTTGACACCTGCCAGTCCCGGGGACTATAATCCTAACTgcgataataaaacaataaagaaggcATTTCTCACAGGGCGACCAATATAAACCCTTCCCCCAAAATACAAGATCTCACGGACGAGGGGGAACCCGGGGGGTACGTGGTAATCGGATGTCATCGATTTGAAAAATCGCGCAGCGCTGACGCAAAACCCCACAGGTAGGGACAGTAAAGAACCTTTTTCGTGTTCTTTTAAACGAAAACCTTTTGATatcttttttcgaaaaaaactgcaatacTTTTAATCACTTGATGTTTAATTTTGAATCTTTCTAAAAAAAGGCAATGGCTGGGTTACGAAGGGCGATGGGGTAAACCAAAGAGAAATGCCATCACTATGTGGCTTCTGCGAGCTTTAAACCCAAGGGCCGACCGGAATACCCAAAAAAGCTTAATTTTCCCGTGTATTTGGAAACCATGAGGGGAAACTCAACAATCgggaataaatgagaaaaaacggAAGATTTGTAATGCACCAactttaataatttaaaagatttgcatatatttttttatagaagcTTTATGTTGTGAATAATATCGGGAGCAAGTGACGAATATCTATGACTATTCGTACTTTCACTATTGTTCTGTCGTtgtattactgttgttttgttttataagttGCAAATTATCTCATCTTCACTGAAAAATACTCaacattttttttggttattttatttttttatatttttttagaaaaactgaTAAAGtaatgtgtcaaaaaaaaaagaataaaaaaaaaaaaaaaataaataaaaaaaaaaaaaaacattttttctgtatcattttttttcacaatgaGACATTTAGTATTTTGTTaaagatattcacacacaaataaacaccatgtaatacatacacaccacacaccccaaacacacacacacacccaaccacacacacacacacaaaacacacacacacacacaccacgcacacatactacaaaatattattaatatatatttattaaatttatatatatatatatttataatgcataatccacacgcaccacacatgtaacacacacacagacaccgtgtatatttatacatacacaccacacaccacacacacacacaccacacacaccaaataaaatatatatatatatatatatatatattatatatatatattatataaaatatataataatttcggccccccctttttttcaacatttccGAAACCCCCAACACTTCATACATCTGATACAGTTGCTCTTTACACGTTTTAcggaaaatgtttattttttttccgtttgttcaaagtgtatgccttcaacttaatttgggttttttagacACCGGCCAACCCAAACAGGaacgatattttttaaaaattttccctgttcagatagggatttttattttcatcaattacTAATCCATTTTAAGTTTCTTGATTAACTTTTATGTGAAGGTGcataaaaggtttttgttttccctttttgcagTACTATTTAATTCTCTATGGGTAAGTTTTAAGTCAGTCATGACGGGCGCTGGAACAAAATggtaaaattttccaaaagtctTCAAAAACATGCGTACCTCTTGATAAaaccttacaggctcaaaaatatcaaagaaaagctGTAATATTTACTTGTATTTCCTAAATTTAATAAATCAAGTAAAAGTCTGGACATTTTTAATTACCCCTTTTGGGCTGATCCAAAACTTTGTGCAACTTCCATTTAAAAAACAatgtaagtaataaaaaaaaaattgttgctgAATCTTAAAATGCATCTAAACTTTTCCCCAACCTGTAAAGCGAAAGTGGGTGTATAAAGAATTTAAGTTGCGAGTATCAggtacttttccattttttttaaaacttcccaaTATTTTGCTAGTAATGAAAATCAtagttttctattgttttttttatgtgaaataaaaaaaagtaacttcTCCTTTTCCAAAACATTTTGTCAAACataatatcgtgttttgtagcgacagTGATACAACTAGGAAAAATTTTTCAAGTGATAGGTTACAGATGCTAAAAAAATGCTTAAACATTCCGAAAAATTATTACCTTTTGAACTCCTCAAAAAGCGCCCTTTGTACGACATTATTAGGTCTTGTAACATGTTTTCGTTTCATTAGGGCGCCGGATTTACTAGCGTGTTAAGGGGCGGTCATACTATCCTCTTCTGTCCAGAGATCCCTACAGAGCGAGATACTTCCCTTGCTGTAAAGGGAACCGAATTGTTGGTCTTTCGGCCAGCTAGAGGGGGAAACATGATGCTGAAACAGAAAACTACAGCATAATTACTAGGAAGCTTAATTGATTGTCTAAACtgtgattattatatcatgttatgTACAATTTTAccgtaaaaaaatagtaatatttattacaACTAGTAATAAAGCctcacaaaaaataaagattatccAAACAAACGTTCATTTGatcaaggaaaacaaacaaatggcCACTCCAACTTGCCGAAGACACAGGGCACACTTCAGACATTTTTTGACAAATATCAAGTCCATAATTACTTCTCTTGTGCATTAATGATTACACTAATAGCGGTATATGCTCTTGGAAAGAAATTTGTCGGATTTTCTGTTCCTGTTGAAATATGGAGTATCAGCaaggttgtatgatgtatgatgattaaTGAAATGGGTAGAGTGACATTTCTAAGTTTAgtgttttttatgatttcaatggATATGCGATGATATTCATAGAATCCACGACCATCATCGATGTACCAAGTTTATTGTATTCTTCATGGAGGGAGCTGTGCCTAGTGTGACAAATCCCGCTCTGCAGCTGAGCAGCACTCAGCGTGGTTGTCTAGGGATCCCAGGATAGAGAAGACTAGTGTAACCATTGCCTTGTTAAGCCTGAAGCTTCCTTAACGTTCAAAGTGTTTTTTCACTAACAAATAAGGGAGCCGTAACCCAAACTGTCGTATGTACATTGGCAAGGGAGGATCTGGAGCCCTGCTGAATCCAAGCAAACAGAGATGCCAGATGCGCATTTTAATCTGAATTAAGAGAGTGGCCCTAAAAGTGGTAGAGGTgcggaggaaatgggggggggggtgagggggggtaatTCATTTTAATGTTAATAAGATAAAAGCTGTCgtcaattttcttaaaatttgaatattttgccTATTTTAGCATTACACCTTTTTCTGTGATAAATTTGTGGAAATTCCCTCAATGGGGGCGGTGCTTCCCTCAAAAAatgtattttcccattttcccccacaTACTTCTCTCGTGTACCGCCATTGGCCCACACCGTTGCATATTTTGCATTGAAGAATATCAGCATAAACGTCAATAATATTGACGAgctttttttaccttattttccaaaaaaaaaaaaaaaa
Protein-coding sequences here:
- the LOC119583878 gene encoding uncharacterized protein LOC119583878, which gives rise to MAYFDQECSNCHLPKFLYGKKPTTSHSPAVYAVIHSCHSSPVRTSRHVTTSYSDSFSGRGRLSLRLSEQDFAADAPLGTSAPAEHSSLLPFPQAPSTAPSTQAHARNIVSTSPAPANIQVVPSTRGTRSDNDNRPYYDNRNDNPPAEEGEGITSNSNYTESHNYPNLYGEDSTPRPLTSTVVSVLNSTNHGMHKSSEKIATTFALSTLSDRSEGAHSYHLNHNEDDQLSTQRPVRTRKREISGNTGRKTNNSVPFTAREVSRSVGISGQKRIV